One Manihot esculenta cultivar AM560-2 chromosome 18, M.esculenta_v8, whole genome shotgun sequence genomic window carries:
- the LOC110608215 gene encoding uncharacterized protein LOC110608215: MEIQNKEFLQWPKPMRAEASQRDPDKYCQYHRTHGHDTNNCYQLISEIERLIKRGHLRNFMKKPKGERPQPNPIAERPRRTGAGPVNDGSSGTINMIVGGTGSRMSRRGKKIGRDGEGSSAEVIQVVEHSPMTISFSPEDAQGVQMPHDDALVIKVVIHNYRVKKVLVDNGSKVNLLPYRVF, from the coding sequence atggaaATCCAAaacaaggagttcctccaatggccGAAACCAATGAGGGCCGAGGCGAGccagcgagatcctgacaaatactgccAGTATCATCGTACACACGGCCACGACACCAACAATTGCTATCAGCTGATCAGCGAAAttgagaggttgataaagaggggacacctcaGGAATTTCATGAAAAAACCAAAGGGAGAAAGGCCTCAGCCGAACCCTATAGCAGAGAGACCCCGGAGGACGGGAGCGGGACCGGTGAATGATGGTTCCAGcggaaccatcaacatgattgtgggGGGAACTGGAAGTCGGATGAGCCGAAGAGGAAAAAAGATAGGCCGAGACGGGGAGGGTAGCAGTGCCGAGGTCATACAGGTAGTTGAGCATTCTCCAATGACCATCTCcttctctccggaggatgccCAGGGCGTTCAGATGCCTCACGATGACGCCCTTGTTATCAAGGTCGTCATCCACAACTACCGAGTTAAGAAGGTTCTCGTCGACAATGGAAGCAAGGTGAACTTGTTGCCGTACAGGGTCTTCTAA